A region from the Melioribacter roseus P3M-2 genome encodes:
- a CDS encoding glycosyltransferase family 4 protein: MRILKTCFSKSWGGLEIYSLTTILKLRERGLNPTLFSLKDAPITKEAKARHINTVTIDNAGYINPSGIKKTIALMKKENFDIIHCATSKDLWLVTPALKLARLNAPLLMTKHMGSYVVKKDLLHRFIYKRLDYALAISNVIAKNLVDTTPLNPDKIKLLHNGIDTKFFDPAKYDGNKVRSEFGIKDDELLIGMTARFSPGKGHEEFIEAAQILCKEYNNLKFIIVGKASRGEDDYEIEIKDAARQSGIGEKIIFTGFRKDIPDILAAMDIFVFPSHAEAFGIALIEAFSMAKPSVCSASDGVLDIAVNEATSLLFEKQSANDLASKLKRLIDDGYLREKLGANARQRAVEHFDIEIFTDKLIAIYKEALNEK, from the coding sequence ATGAGAATACTAAAAACTTGCTTTTCAAAAAGCTGGGGCGGACTCGAAATTTATTCATTGACTACAATTCTAAAGCTTCGCGAAAGAGGATTAAATCCGACTCTTTTTTCTCTAAAAGACGCGCCTATCACAAAAGAAGCGAAAGCGCGTCATATTAACACCGTAACAATCGACAACGCCGGATATATAAATCCATCGGGGATAAAAAAAACAATCGCTTTGATGAAGAAAGAAAACTTCGACATTATACATTGCGCCACTTCAAAAGATTTATGGCTTGTTACGCCCGCGCTAAAACTTGCAAGATTAAACGCTCCTCTTTTAATGACCAAACACATGGGCTCGTATGTAGTAAAAAAAGATTTACTTCATCGATTTATCTATAAACGTCTCGACTATGCTCTAGCAATCAGCAACGTCATAGCGAAAAATCTGGTCGATACAACGCCGTTAAATCCGGACAAAATTAAATTACTCCACAACGGAATCGACACAAAATTTTTCGACCCCGCAAAATACGACGGGAACAAAGTGCGTTCGGAATTCGGCATAAAAGACGACGAGCTGTTAATCGGCATGACGGCGAGATTCAGTCCCGGCAAAGGACACGAAGAATTTATTGAAGCCGCTCAAATATTGTGTAAAGAATATAACAATCTCAAATTCATTATTGTAGGAAAAGCCAGCCGAGGAGAAGACGACTACGAAATCGAAATTAAAGACGCGGCGCGTCAGTCGGGTATCGGAGAAAAAATTATTTTTACCGGATTCAGAAAAGATATACCGGATATTCTCGCAGCCATGGATATTTTCGTTTTTCCGTCCCACGCTGAAGCTTTCGGTATAGCTCTCATCGAAGCGTTCAGCATGGCTAAACCGAGCGTTTGTTCGGCTTCGGACGGAGTCCTAGATATTGCAGTAAACGAAGCAACGTCGCTGCTGTTCGAGAAGCAATCGGCAAACGACCTTGCATCAAAATTGAAAAGATTAATCGACGACGGATATTTAAGAGAAAAACTCGGCGCCAACGCCCGGCAACGAGCGGTGGAACATTTTGACATCGAAATTTTTACAGACAAATTGATTGCAATTTATAAGGAAGCGTTGAACGAAAAATGA
- a CDS encoding BatA domain-containing protein — MTFLNPAILIGLLAAGIPVIIHFLNLKKLKKVEFSTLAFLKELQKSKIRQIKFRQWLLLLIRVSIIIFLVLAFARPTIKGTATETGTTAAVFIFDDSYSMSLITPQGSLFNIAKKFFKEIASSFTSKDRIAALPASSDGNKINFAALSEALKLVDAMTVTPRAVKLNDILNLAANKLSKESAVNKEIFIFSDFQKSALDLQRINSDSKIKVYAITIREKNASNLSVDSFYTDNQIFELNKSISFAAAIKNRSNSKAVNRIASLYINGRRAAQQSFSIAAQERTIVNFETSLIDTGIVNAKIALEDDDIVYDNERHLAFYVPGKIRVLMRSENKKDVFFLNAALTSSLTDKNQTVLLDEISYSSPTPVDLDKYNTIISVGAPDASQYGLISEYVYNGGNLILFPSSSDNMESHKNFCEALGIRDGRFQKIFNSVHYTDKKIPDHPLITDLFENKGRSEFDSPEFYRRYRLNGFYEGDIIIAMDDGSPFLAEIKKGAGRIFLFNTAPVAEWSDFPFKSLFAPLINRLARYTASIDTDKEYRTGERIIIDLTGVSSPVVKISKPDNTTTYLNRNESPGRDIVSYTETGLPGLYRFYAGSQLIKFAVVNTDPAESELENYTDEELKSAAGFIPISAFSFRQEEITRLRYGSELWKYLIILVILLAAIETFLSKSNKREVIELGKGN; from the coding sequence ATGACTTTTCTTAATCCCGCAATATTGATTGGTCTTTTGGCCGCCGGCATACCGGTAATAATTCATTTTCTCAATTTAAAAAAGTTGAAGAAAGTCGAATTCAGCACGCTGGCGTTTTTGAAGGAATTGCAGAAAAGCAAAATAAGACAGATTAAATTTCGTCAATGGCTTTTGCTGTTAATCAGGGTATCGATAATAATATTTCTCGTACTCGCATTTGCGCGTCCCACAATCAAAGGGACGGCAACCGAGACGGGGACAACGGCGGCTGTTTTCATTTTCGACGATTCGTACAGCATGTCCTTAATAACTCCGCAGGGTTCTTTATTCAACATTGCAAAAAAATTCTTTAAAGAAATAGCCTCCTCATTTACGTCCAAAGACCGCATTGCGGCGCTGCCCGCATCTTCGGACGGTAATAAAATTAATTTTGCCGCGCTTTCAGAAGCTCTGAAACTTGTCGACGCAATGACCGTTACCCCGAGGGCGGTCAAACTAAATGATATTCTGAATCTTGCCGCAAATAAATTGAGCAAAGAGTCCGCGGTAAATAAAGAAATTTTTATCTTTTCGGATTTTCAGAAATCGGCCCTCGATCTTCAGAGAATAAATTCGGACTCTAAAATTAAAGTTTACGCAATAACCATTCGGGAAAAAAACGCTAGCAATCTATCGGTCGACAGCTTTTACACCGACAATCAGATCTTCGAATTAAATAAATCAATTTCCTTTGCCGCCGCAATCAAAAACCGCTCTAACAGTAAAGCAGTTAACCGAATCGCTTCTCTGTATATAAACGGACGGAGAGCGGCGCAGCAAAGTTTTTCAATCGCCGCTCAAGAAAGAACAATCGTAAATTTCGAAACCTCATTAATCGACACCGGCATTGTAAACGCAAAAATAGCGCTTGAAGACGACGATATAGTTTACGATAACGAGAGACACCTCGCTTTTTATGTGCCCGGAAAGATAAGAGTTCTCATGCGGTCTGAAAATAAAAAAGACGTTTTTTTTCTGAATGCCGCTCTGACATCTTCTCTTACGGATAAAAATCAGACCGTCCTTTTAGATGAAATTTCTTACAGTTCTCCCACTCCAGTTGATTTGGATAAATACAATACGATAATTTCCGTAGGAGCTCCGGACGCATCCCAATACGGTTTAATCTCGGAATATGTTTACAATGGAGGAAATCTGATACTATTCCCTTCCTCTTCCGATAATATGGAAAGCCATAAAAATTTTTGCGAGGCGCTGGGAATCCGGGACGGTCGATTTCAAAAAATTTTTAACTCCGTTCATTATACGGATAAAAAAATTCCGGATCACCCGCTTATAACAGATTTATTCGAAAACAAAGGGAGGTCTGAATTCGACTCGCCTGAATTTTACAGGCGCTACCGATTAAACGGATTTTATGAGGGCGATATAATTATTGCTATGGACGACGGGTCGCCTTTCCTGGCGGAGATTAAAAAAGGAGCGGGAAGAATCTTTTTGTTTAATACGGCTCCTGTTGCGGAATGGAGCGACTTTCCTTTCAAATCGCTCTTTGCTCCGTTAATCAACAGACTTGCCAGATATACCGCTTCAATCGATACTGATAAAGAATACAGAACCGGCGAAAGAATCATAATCGATTTAACCGGCGTTTCCTCGCCGGTTGTAAAAATTAGCAAACCTGATAACACAACGACCTATCTTAACAGGAACGAAAGTCCAGGCCGAGACATTGTATCGTATACAGAAACCGGACTGCCGGGTTTGTATCGATTTTATGCCGGTTCGCAATTAATAAAATTTGCTGTCGTCAATACCGACCCGGCGGAATCGGAGCTTGAAAATTATACCGACGAGGAATTAAAGAGCGCAGCCGGTTTTATTCCCATCAGCGCGTTTTCATTCAGGCAGGAAGAAATTACCCGACTGAGATACGGCAGCGAGCTGTGGAAATATTTGATTATTTTAGTAATATTACTGGCGGCGATAGAAACATTTTTGTCGAAAAGCAATAAAAGAGAAGTAATCGAACTGGGGAAAGGAAATTAG
- the hflX gene encoding GTPase HflX, which yields MIDLKNTPRERAILIALPVGGFTKEQVEEHLDELELLASTAGAETVFKILQDRIKPDPAYFIGKGKAEEIAQLIELNDIQIVIFDNDLNPTQVRNLEKLFNRKILDRSGLILDIFALHAKTREAKTQVELAQLEYMLPRLTRAWTHLSKQYGGIGTKGPGETQIETDRRLIRTRISKLKENLRKIESQQIVKSSARKKLINATLVGYTNAGKSTLLNLLTNASVLAEDKLFATLDSTTRIFNLEKNKQILLSDTVGFIRKLPAHLVASFKSTLNVVSDADVILHVIDASHDYFEDHIKTVDDTLRQLHCDKKLQIKIFNKIDALKEKDIINYISANYPGSYLVSAQRGIGIQKLKSALIDIYEQNFVEGELRISHTQPKKISMVYEIAEVLDTRYEDEFVLLKYRTSKINENHIKKLIQHN from the coding sequence ATGATCGATCTTAAAAATACGCCGCGCGAAAGAGCGATTTTAATAGCGCTGCCGGTTGGGGGCTTTACAAAAGAACAAGTTGAAGAACACCTGGACGAGCTTGAACTGCTTGCATCAACTGCAGGCGCCGAAACGGTATTTAAAATTCTTCAGGACAGGATAAAACCCGACCCGGCATACTTTATCGGCAAAGGGAAAGCCGAAGAGATTGCGCAATTAATCGAATTAAACGACATACAGATTGTCATTTTCGACAACGACCTGAATCCCACACAGGTACGAAATCTCGAAAAGTTGTTCAATCGTAAAATTCTCGACAGAAGCGGATTGATACTCGATATTTTTGCCCTTCATGCCAAAACGCGGGAAGCCAAAACGCAGGTTGAACTGGCTCAGCTTGAATATATGCTGCCGAGACTTACGAGAGCATGGACGCACCTGTCCAAACAATACGGCGGAATCGGCACAAAAGGACCGGGCGAAACACAAATAGAAACCGACAGGCGATTAATACGCACTCGCATTTCCAAACTGAAAGAGAATCTGCGCAAAATCGAATCTCAACAGATTGTAAAAAGTTCAGCCCGTAAAAAATTAATCAATGCAACTCTTGTGGGATATACAAACGCAGGCAAATCCACTTTGTTGAATCTTCTGACTAACGCCAGCGTGCTTGCGGAAGATAAATTGTTCGCTACGCTCGATTCCACTACGCGCATATTCAATCTGGAAAAGAACAAACAAATTCTCCTTAGCGATACGGTCGGTTTTATCAGAAAACTTCCCGCTCATCTTGTCGCTTCATTCAAAAGTACGCTTAACGTAGTAAGCGACGCGGATGTAATACTGCATGTAATCGACGCATCCCACGATTATTTTGAAGACCACATAAAGACCGTGGACGATACTCTTCGCCAGCTCCATTGCGATAAAAAACTTCAGATAAAAATATTCAATAAGATTGACGCACTGAAAGAAAAAGATATTATCAATTATATTTCCGCAAATTATCCGGGCAGCTACCTCGTTTCGGCTCAAAGGGGTATCGGCATACAAAAATTGAAGTCGGCGCTCATAGACATATACGAACAAAACTTCGTAGAAGGCGAACTGAGAATAAGCCACACTCAACCGAAGAAAATTTCAATGGTTTACGAAATAGCGGAGGTGCTCGACACGCGCTACGAGGACGAATTTGTTTTGCTGAAATACAGAACCAGCAAGATAAACGAAAACCATATTAAAAAACTAATCCAACACAATTGA
- the hutH gene encoding histidine ammonia-lyase produces MKIIIDGKSLTLEQIDYFLHNNCKIELSKEAVKRIIRGSKLIDEWVDKGETIYGVTTGFGGFSSVRIDKKDISKLQENLILSHTAGVGKLLPSFIVKLMMLLRINALASGHSGIRLRTLQLLIDMLNNNILPLIPSQGSVGSSGDLAPLAHMVLAMLGKGKVEINDSHFDESNRHKKIMNANSALKKFGLKPVRLTAKEGLALINGTQMMTAYAAYIAIEANKLVKVADIAGALSNEALRGTDSAYDLRIHKLRPYKGQIDSASNLKKLLKGSQIRASHKHNDPRVQDAYSLRCIPQVHGASRDAINYITRQIETELNSVTDNPLIFPDKKDYISGGNFHGQPVALAMDFMAIALSELASISERRTDRILNGSSEKLPKFLAHKGGLNSGYMLVQYTAAALVSENKVLAHPASVDSIPTSAFKEDHNSMGSIASRKCYDVLQNTITVLALELLAASQAIEHHKPLKCGIGTQAAYEIIRKSIPPLKNDRLLKEDIDKAIGLVKDGIILKNVEKKVKLN; encoded by the coding sequence ATGAAAATTATTATCGACGGAAAATCCCTCACGCTCGAACAAATCGACTACTTCCTCCACAATAATTGCAAAATCGAATTATCGAAAGAAGCCGTAAAAAGAATTATTCGCGGCAGTAAACTTATTGACGAATGGGTCGATAAAGGCGAAACCATCTACGGAGTTACGACAGGATTCGGAGGATTTTCGAGCGTTCGAATCGACAAGAAAGACATCTCCAAACTACAGGAAAATTTGATCCTCAGCCACACGGCGGGAGTGGGCAAACTTTTGCCTTCTTTCATCGTAAAACTGATGATGCTATTAAGGATTAACGCTCTGGCTTCCGGTCATTCCGGCATTCGACTCCGAACTTTGCAATTGTTAATCGATATGCTGAATAACAACATCCTGCCGTTAATTCCGTCGCAGGGCTCGGTAGGTTCGAGCGGCGATCTGGCTCCTCTGGCTCATATGGTTCTGGCAATGCTCGGCAAAGGCAAAGTGGAAATTAACGATTCGCATTTCGACGAAAGCAATCGCCATAAAAAAATTATGAACGCTAATTCCGCATTGAAGAAATTCGGATTAAAACCGGTTCGGCTGACTGCCAAAGAAGGACTGGCTTTAATCAACGGCACTCAGATGATGACGGCGTATGCCGCTTATATAGCCATTGAAGCAAACAAGCTCGTAAAAGTTGCGGATATTGCCGGGGCGCTTTCGAACGAAGCGTTGAGAGGAACCGATTCGGCTTACGATTTGAGAATTCACAAGCTCAGACCTTACAAAGGACAAATAGATTCTGCGAGCAACTTAAAGAAATTGTTAAAAGGAAGTCAAATACGAGCGTCTCATAAACACAACGACCCGCGCGTTCAGGACGCATATTCATTGAGATGCATACCGCAGGTGCACGGCGCTTCACGCGATGCAATTAACTATATAACCCGCCAGATAGAAACAGAATTAAATTCCGTTACGGATAATCCTTTGATTTTCCCCGACAAAAAAGATTACATAAGCGGAGGAAATTTCCACGGTCAACCGGTAGCCCTTGCAATGGATTTTATGGCAATCGCTTTATCGGAACTGGCGAGCATTTCCGAAAGACGCACCGACAGGATATTAAACGGCTCGTCCGAAAAACTGCCCAAGTTTCTTGCGCATAAAGGCGGTCTCAATTCCGGTTACATGCTTGTTCAATATACAGCCGCGGCATTGGTCTCTGAAAATAAAGTTCTCGCTCATCCGGCAAGCGTCGACTCGATTCCGACTTCTGCTTTTAAGGAAGACCATAATTCGATGGGTTCGATTGCTTCGCGGAAATGTTACGACGTGCTCCAGAATACAATAACCGTTCTGGCCTTAGAATTGCTCGCCGCCTCACAGGCTATCGAACACCATAAACCGCTTAAATGCGGCATCGGCACACAGGCGGCATACGAAATTATCAGAAAATCCATTCCTCCCCTCAAAAACGACAGGCTTTTGAAAGAGGATATCGATAAGGCTATCGGACTTGTTAAAGACGGAATAATTCTTAAAAACGTAGAGAAGAAGGTTAAACTCAATTAA
- a CDS encoding DMT family transporter, translated as METRRRLLPVFEALFVTFLWSTSYIIIKWGLKEIPPLFYAGLRYSLAFIIFLPFVIKKNQIDELKRLTRKDFKKLFLLGFIFYFATQGTQFIGLSLLPSVTVSLMLNFTPLAVLAMGIIFLDERPGKIQIVGIVIFLAGTLIYFLPVDLNNAQLAGMGVMTLGVAANAAASVLGREINRGHKFTPLTITFVSMGTGSFLLLLTAIIFEGFPSIGFEDWIYILWLAGINTALAFTLWNKTLRELTAVESSVINNTMLIQIAVLSFLFLGESLNAKEITGLIIVFVGAVLVQKRKRK; from the coding sequence TTGGAAACCCGTCGCAGATTATTACCCGTATTCGAAGCTCTGTTCGTCACATTCCTTTGGTCTACATCGTACATTATAATCAAGTGGGGCTTGAAAGAAATACCGCCTCTTTTTTACGCGGGATTGAGATATTCCTTGGCATTTATAATTTTTCTTCCGTTTGTAATTAAAAAAAATCAAATAGACGAACTTAAACGACTGACCCGAAAGGATTTCAAAAAACTATTTCTTTTGGGATTTATTTTTTATTTCGCAACTCAGGGAACTCAGTTTATCGGACTTTCCTTGCTGCCTTCGGTTACGGTCAGCTTAATGTTGAACTTTACTCCTCTGGCGGTACTCGCTATGGGGATAATATTTTTGGACGAGAGACCCGGTAAAATCCAGATTGTCGGGATTGTAATATTTCTTGCCGGCACATTAATTTATTTTCTTCCTGTCGATTTAAACAATGCGCAACTTGCAGGTATGGGAGTTATGACATTGGGAGTTGCGGCAAACGCGGCGGCTTCAGTTTTGGGAAGAGAGATAAACCGCGGACATAAATTCACTCCTTTGACAATTACGTTCGTCAGTATGGGAACAGGTTCGTTTCTTCTTCTATTGACGGCAATAATTTTCGAAGGATTTCCTTCCATTGGTTTCGAAGACTGGATTTATATTTTATGGCTGGCAGGAATAAATACCGCGCTGGCTTTTACTCTCTGGAACAAAACGTTACGCGAACTGACGGCGGTCGAATCGAGCGTCATAAACAATACAATGTTGATTCAAATCGCCGTTTTGTCGTTTCTATTTCTGGGCGAAAGTTTGAATGCAAAAGAAATTACAGGATTGATTATTGTGTTCGTAGGAGCCGTTTTGGTTCAAAAGCGAAAAAGAAAATAA
- the serC gene encoding 3-phosphoserine/phosphohydroxythreonine transaminase → MEKRIYNFSAGPAVLPEEVLLEAQKELYSYKGAGMSIMEMSHRGKIFDQVIKEAEADLRKLLDINDNYAVLFLQGGATLQFSMAPLNLMPPKNKADYIITGSWAKKAMKEAKRVGSVNVAASTESDNFNRLPKQSELKLDPDASYVHFTSNNTIYGTQWKTEPDTGGVPLVCDASSDILHKKIDINKYGLIYAGAQKNIGPSGVVVVIIRKDLLERSSDDLHTYLNYRVHVENNSLYNTPPTFGVYMAGLVFKWLLNMGGLDEMYKRNKEKAQILYDAIDSSDGYYKGTVVKEDRSLMNVTFRLPNEELEKKFIEEAKSKGFEGLKGHRSVGGIRASIYNAFPKKGVEELVQFMEDFKKNN, encoded by the coding sequence ATGGAAAAGAGAATTTATAATTTCAGCGCCGGACCCGCCGTTTTACCGGAAGAAGTTTTGCTCGAAGCTCAGAAAGAACTCTATTCTTATAAAGGCGCCGGTATGAGTATTATGGAAATGAGTCACCGCGGAAAAATATTCGATCAGGTAATCAAAGAAGCCGAAGCCGATTTGAGAAAATTACTCGATATCAACGATAACTACGCGGTCTTGTTTCTTCAGGGCGGCGCAACGCTGCAATTTTCGATGGCGCCTTTGAATTTAATGCCCCCGAAAAACAAAGCCGATTATATCATTACCGGTTCGTGGGCAAAGAAAGCCATGAAAGAAGCCAAGCGCGTAGGTTCGGTTAATGTGGCTGCTTCGACCGAAAGCGATAATTTCAACAGACTGCCGAAACAGTCCGAATTGAAACTCGACCCCGATGCTTCTTATGTTCACTTTACTTCGAATAATACAATCTACGGAACGCAGTGGAAAACCGAGCCGGATACCGGCGGAGTTCCTCTGGTATGCGACGCATCTTCCGATATCCTTCACAAAAAAATCGATATTAACAAGTACGGGTTAATTTACGCTGGAGCTCAAAAAAATATCGGACCCTCGGGCGTCGTAGTTGTTATTATACGCAAGGATTTATTGGAAAGATCATCGGACGATTTGCATACTTATCTGAATTACCGCGTTCATGTCGAAAACAATTCGCTCTACAATACGCCGCCTACTTTCGGCGTTTATATGGCCGGATTGGTATTTAAGTGGTTGTTGAATATGGGCGGTCTGGACGAAATGTACAAACGCAACAAGGAAAAAGCTCAGATATTATACGACGCTATCGATTCGAGCGACGGTTATTATAAAGGAACGGTAGTAAAAGAAGACAGGTCTTTGATGAACGTAACGTTCAGGCTTCCGAACGAAGAACTCGAAAAGAAATTTATCGAAGAAGCTAAAAGCAAAGGCTTCGAAGGTCTAAAAGGCCATCGCAGCGTAGGAGGTATCAGAGCCTCAATCTACAACGCCTTCCCGAAAAAAGGCGTTGAAGAACTTGTTCAGTTTATGGAAGATTTCAAGAAAAACAATTAA
- a CDS encoding DUF1015 domain-containing protein has protein sequence MALIRPFKALRPHEKVAHLVASVPYDVVNREEAAELAKGNPLSFLRVTRAEIEMPSDIDVYSSEVYAKAKENLERLKNEAPLAQDERPHIYLYRLIREGNSQIGLAATFSVDEYEQDIIKKHEKTRKVKEDDRTNHIVTTRAQTGPVFLTYKGVDVINDAVNQIIQNEKPVYDFKAADGVRHTVWIAPDNKVDIIVEAMKKVDSLYIADGHHRAASAARARKTMMENNPAHTGNEDYNFFLAVLFPAEQLKIMPYNRAVHKLNMPESEFLEKVKINFEVEETDNPAPQAKRNYCMYLSGKWYSLKPNANVKPGNTVGDNLDVSILQNYLLHPVLGIEDPRTDTNIDFIGGIRGTEELVRLVDSGKAEVAFSLYPVSIDDLINISDAGEIMPPKSTWFEPKLRDGLLVHLI, from the coding sequence ATGGCTCTCATACGTCCGTTCAAAGCGCTAAGACCGCACGAAAAAGTCGCCCATCTGGTTGCAAGCGTTCCCTATGACGTAGTAAACAGGGAAGAAGCCGCGGAACTCGCCAAAGGAAATCCGCTGAGTTTTTTGAGAGTAACGCGCGCCGAAATCGAAATGCCTTCCGATATCGACGTTTATTCTAGCGAAGTTTACGCCAAAGCAAAAGAAAATCTGGAGCGCCTTAAAAACGAAGCGCCGCTTGCGCAGGACGAACGACCGCATATTTATTTGTACCGATTGATAAGAGAAGGAAATTCTCAGATCGGACTGGCTGCCACTTTTTCGGTTGATGAGTATGAACAAGATATTATTAAAAAACATGAAAAGACGAGAAAAGTAAAAGAGGACGACCGCACGAATCATATTGTCACGACGAGAGCGCAAACGGGTCCCGTTTTTCTGACGTATAAAGGCGTCGACGTTATAAATGACGCTGTAAATCAAATAATACAAAATGAAAAACCCGTTTACGACTTCAAAGCGGCGGACGGCGTTCGGCATACGGTTTGGATAGCGCCCGATAACAAGGTCGATATTATTGTCGAAGCGATGAAAAAGGTTGATTCGCTTTATATAGCAGACGGACATCACAGAGCCGCGAGCGCCGCCAGAGCCCGTAAAACCATGATGGAGAATAATCCAGCCCACACGGGCAATGAAGATTACAACTTTTTCCTTGCGGTTCTCTTTCCCGCAGAGCAGCTTAAAATAATGCCGTACAACAGAGCGGTTCATAAATTGAATATGCCGGAGAGCGAATTCCTGGAAAAAGTAAAAATAAATTTTGAAGTGGAAGAAACCGATAACCCCGCGCCTCAGGCTAAGAGAAATTATTGCATGTACTTGTCGGGGAAATGGTACAGCCTGAAACCGAATGCAAATGTAAAACCGGGCAATACTGTCGGGGATAATCTCGATGTAAGCATACTGCAAAATTATTTATTGCATCCCGTTTTGGGCATAGAAGATCCTCGCACCGACACAAATATCGATTTTATCGGAGGCATCAGGGGAACGGAAGAACTTGTTCGCTTAGTCGATTCCGGCAAAGCCGAGGTCGCATTTTCCTTGTATCCGGTATCGATTGACGATTTGATAAATATTTCCGATGCGGGTGAAATTATGCCTCCGAAATCGACCTGGTTCGAACCGAAATTAAGAGACGGTTTGTTGGTTCACCTAATTTAA
- a CDS encoding MarR family winged helix-turn-helix transcriptional regulator has protein sequence MKNHKKYDKKTELALNTWIKLARAYSIFSRLTNEDIKKYGLTQAQFAVIEALGHLGPLKVGDICKKILATGGNMTVVLDNAEKLGFIERRHDPQDRRAVLVDLSPKGRKTFEEIFIQHAFHITRLMSVLTQEEQKKLGKLLKKLGSSLGNE, from the coding sequence ATGAAAAATCACAAAAAATACGACAAAAAAACAGAACTCGCGCTGAATACCTGGATTAAACTTGCCAGAGCCTACTCCATATTCAGCCGTCTGACAAATGAAGACATCAAAAAGTACGGGTTGACTCAAGCTCAATTTGCGGTTATTGAAGCGCTCGGACACCTGGGCCCATTGAAGGTCGGCGATATTTGTAAAAAAATTCTTGCCACCGGCGGCAATATGACCGTTGTTCTGGACAACGCTGAGAAACTCGGATTTATTGAAAGACGACATGACCCGCAAGACCGCAGAGCGGTGCTTGTAGATCTGAGTCCCAAAGGGAGAAAAACTTTCGAGGAGATATTTATTCAGCATGCCTTTCATATAACCCGGCTTATGTCCGTTTTGACTCAGGAAGAACAGAAAAAACTGGGGAAGCTTCTTAAAAAATTAGGCTCCTCTCTTGGTAATGAATAA
- a CDS encoding DUF2203 domain-containing protein gives METQVKYFTVAEANRTLPLVKRIVRDIINTAYEIRSKSDLLGGHYHGNPDILKMSSQINEYIKELEEIGCLYKDWNFQIGLVDFPALINDKEVYLCWRSDEKEIKFYHELTNGYSDRKPIPPEYL, from the coding sequence GTGGAAACACAAGTAAAATATTTCACGGTAGCGGAAGCCAACAGGACGCTGCCGCTCGTTAAGAGAATAGTAAGAGACATAATCAACACCGCATACGAAATACGGTCGAAGTCGGATTTGCTTGGCGGTCATTATCATGGCAATCCGGATATTCTAAAAATGAGTTCGCAGATAAACGAATACATAAAGGAACTCGAAGAGATTGGCTGCTTATACAAGGACTGGAATTTTCAGATCGGGCTGGTAGATTTTCCCGCTCTTATAAACGATAAAGAAGTTTATCTCTGCTGGCGAAGCGACGAAAAGGAGATTAAGTTTTATCACGAATTAACAAACGGGTATTCGGACAGAAAACCGATACCGCCCGAATACCTCTGA
- a CDS encoding OsmC family protein: MATKTAIVKHIEGVTFLGKTDSNHWVTMDGPEQFGGSDAAIRPKELILIALGGCTGSDVAVILKKKKVKFDSFEMNIKAEVQETHPQVFTKIHLEYVFYGKDIPKEAVERAIELSQKTYCSVTAMLQKSVEITHSYRIEEEKK; this comes from the coding sequence ATGGCAACCAAAACAGCAATAGTTAAACATATCGAGGGAGTAACGTTTTTAGGCAAGACGGATTCGAATCATTGGGTAACGATGGACGGACCCGAGCAATTCGGAGGAAGCGACGCGGCAATTCGTCCCAAGGAACTTATTTTAATTGCGCTCGGCGGATGTACGGGAAGCGATGTGGCGGTAATATTGAAAAAGAAAAAAGTAAAGTTCGACTCTTTCGAAATGAATATTAAAGCCGAGGTTCAGGAAACTCACCCGCAGGTATTTACTAAAATTCATCTCGAATATGTATTCTACGGAAAAGATATACCGAAGGAAGCCGTGGAAAGGGCAATCGAATTGTCCCAGAAAACCTATTGCAGCGTAACTGCGATGTTACAAAAATCGGTGGAAATTACGCATTCTTATAGAATTGAAGAAGAAAAGAAGTAG
- a CDS encoding DUF2905 domain-containing protein — MNEFQTLGKILVVGGIVLLVVGLLLIFFGKIPYIGKLPGDITVKGKNYTIYFPLATSIIISIIISLILYLFRK, encoded by the coding sequence ATGAATGAATTTCAGACTCTCGGAAAAATTCTTGTTGTCGGCGGAATCGTTTTGCTCGTCGTCGGACTTTTGTTAATCTTCTTCGGTAAAATCCCTTATATCGGAAAATTGCCCGGCGATATTACTGTCAAAGGAAAAAATTATACAATTTATTTCCCGCTGGCTACTTCAATAATTATCAGCATAATTATTTCTTTGATATTATATCTTTTCCGAAAGTGA